The stretch of DNA TTAACATGGTTATTGCGTTTTTTTTGTTGTCTTGGTTTGATTTTTGAGCGGCCTGCTAAGGTTCTGGATTAGACCTGTGTACAATGTCAGTATTTTTTACAGAAAAACAAAAATAATTCTTGAAATTAGTTAAAAAATGGTTTTCTTTTGTTGTCCCTAAGTTTAAAGATCAAAAATAGTTAAAATGAAGGGTGAACAGAACAGAAACATTCTTTAGAATAGCTTTTTTACAACCTGTTTATATGGAACCTATGTCTTCTTCTCAAGATCTTCTCACTGGCCCAATAGCTCCAACACTTACTAAAATGACAAAACAGGTTATGTACGGCATGATTATGCTGATGTCTTTTAACCTGGTGGATACGTTTTTTATCGGGTTATTAGGGACAGAACCGCTCGCTGCAATCAGTTTTACTTTTCCGGTTACTTTTACCATTATAAGTTTGGCCATTGGTTTAGGCATCGGCACATCGGCAATTGTCGCAAAAGCTAATGGTAGCGGTAATAAAGAAGAATCAAAAGAGGATGGTCAAGGCGCACTCATACTTTCGTTTTTACTAGTTATATTGTTAGCTATTGTTATGTATAACTTAACCGACATCATATTTTCAGCATTAGGTGCGTCACAAGAGTTAATGCCGTTAATCCATAGTTATATGGATGTATGGTATATCGGCTCGGTATTCCTCATGTTGCCAATGATAGGCAACGCAATTTTAAGAGCAAACGGCGATACTAAAACACCAAGCATATTAATGGGAGGAACAGGGTTAATAAATGCGATTCTGGATCCTATTTTAATTTTTGGCTTAGGCCCGGTTCCTGCGTTTGGGATAATGGGAGCGGCAATAGCAAGTGTTGTTTCTTGGGGAGTCGGTCTATTAATTATTATTTACATATTAGCCGTCCGTAAAAGATTGATATCAACACAGCTCATTAATTTTAAAGAGCTAATTGCAATAGCAAAAAAGATTTTGAAAATTGGTTTGCCGGCAGCTGGGGCTAATATGTTAACGCCTATCGCAATGGCTGTGCTAACGGCAATAATTGCTAGTTATGGTACCGCAGCAGTAGCTGGTTTTGGAGTAGGTTCTCGTATAGAAAGTATTGCAAGTTTAGTTGTTCTTGCTCTGTCAATGACGTTACCTCCGTTTATTTCACAGAACTTTGGTGCGAATCAATGGCAACGGGTTTTTGATGCATATAAACAAACCACTAAATTTGTCATGATTTGGCAATTTATTGTTTACTTAGTACTTTGCTTAGCAGCAGGTTTAATTGCTTTTGCGTTTGGAAAAGATGATCCAGAAGTTATGTTTGTTATTAAACTTTTCATTTGGACTATGCCTATAGGATATGGTCTTCAGGGCATTATTATTCTGACTAATTCATCCTTTAATGCTCTCCACAAACCGATGTTAGCACTTGTACTATCTGTTGTAAGACTGTTTGTCTTCTTTGTTCCATTTGCTTATATAGGTTCACACTTTTATGGTTTACCTGGATTGTTTGTTGGGGGCGTAATAGGCAATGTATTTACCGCGCTGATCGCTTACCGTTGGTTTGTGCGTACCGTTGAGAGTTCAATAGAAAATGGCAAGATTAATTTGGAGCAGATATAGTGGAAAAGTTAGAAAAGCCATTTACCTTAGTTAGTGATTACAAACCTAGTGGTGACCAGCCGGGTGCGATAAAGAAGTTAACCGAAGGTCTTAATGACGGTCTTGCCTATCAAACCTTGCTTGGTGCAACCGGTACAGGCAAGACGTTTACAATGGCTAACGTTATTCAAGAAGTCTCAAGGCCAACCTTAATTATGGCCCACAACAAAACACTCGCGGCGCAACTATATGGAGAGATGAAAGAGTTTTTCCCAAATAACGCCGTAGAATATTTTGTATCTTATTATGATTATTACCAACCAGAAGCCTATGTGGCGTCTACCGATACGTTTATAGAAAAAGATGCTTCGATAAACGAACATATAGAACAAATGCGACTGTCGGCTACAAAAGCGCTAATGGAACGTCGTGATGTTATTATTATTGCTTCCGTATCAGCTATTTATGGTTTAGGTGATCCAGAGTCTTACATGAAAATGCTTTTACATCTTCGTGAAGGCGACATGGTGGATCAACGTCAAATATTAAGGCGTCTTGCAGAGTTGCAATATAAGCGCAATGACGTTGACTTCCAGCGTGGCTGTTACCGTGTTCGAGGTGATGTGATTGATATTTATCCAGCGGATTCTGATAAGTTCGCCGTAAGGGTTGAGCTATTTGATGAAGAGATTGAACGTATTACTGAGTTTGATCCGCTTACAGGTGCACTAGAGCGAAAAATCACTCGCGCTACTATTTTCCCTAAAACACACTATGTTACGCCTCGAGAGAAAATTCTGAAGGCGATTGATCACATCAAAGATGAGCTTCGAGAGCGCAAAAAGCAGCTTAAGGACAATAATAAGTTAATTGAAGAGCAACGGATCAGTCAGAGAACATTGTTTGATATCGAAATGATGCAGGAGCTTGGTTATTGCTCGGGTATAGAGAACTATTCGAGATATTTATCAAATCGTGAGCCAGGCGCGCCACCACCAACATTGATTGATTATTTTCCTGCCGACGGTTTGCTTATTATCGACGAATCACATGTTACTGTTTCTCAAATTGGTGCCATGTATAAAGGTGATAGGTCTAGAAAATCAAACTTGGTCGAATACGGCTTTCGTTTGCCATCAGCAATGGACAATAGACCACTTCGATTTGAGGAGTTTGAGCGTTTAGCGCCTCAGACAATTTATATTTCAGCTACGCCAGGAAACCATGAGCTTGAACGCAGTGATGGAGAAATAGCTGAGCAAGTTATCCGTCCAACCGGGTTACTCGATCCAGAAATAGAAGTTCGACCTATTGCAACTCAAGTTGATGATCTAATGTCAGAAATCCACAAGCGTGTTGCTGTCAACGAGAGGGTATTGGTCACGACACTAACAAAGCGTATGTCGGAAGATTTAACGGACTATTTGTCTGATCATGATATCAAAGTGAGGTATTTGCATAGTGATATTGACACGGTGGAGCGTATCGAAATTATTCGCGACTTGAGAGCTGGTAAGTTTGATGTATTAGTCGGTATTAATTTATTACGGGAAGGCTTGGATATGCCTGAGGTCTCTTTAGTTGCGATTTTAGATGCAGATAAAGAAGGCTTTTTGCGAAGTGACCGCTCACTTATTCAAACCATTGGCCGAGCGGCCCGAAACGTTAGAGGCAGAGCGATCTTGTATGGCGATCGTATTACTAAGTCAATGCGCAAAGCTATTGATGAAACGGAGCGTCGCAGGGCGATACAAGAAGCATACAATATTAAACATGGTATAACGCCGAAGGGAATTTTCAAACGCATCGGCGATATTATGGATGTGGGTGATGCGACTAAGCCAAAAAATGCCGCACAAAGGATACTTGTTGCAGAAGGTTTAGCTGAATATCAGTTAAAAACACCAGTAGAAATTTCGAAAGAAATAAAAACGGTGGAAGCGCAGATGATGGCGGCTGCTAAGAACTTAGAATTTGAAAAAGCGGCAGAACTGAGAGATCAGGTTCAAAAGCTACAAGAACAGCTTATTAAAAACTCATAATCTCCCAGCCAAAGCCGAAAACGTAGTATAAAAAAGCCAGCTTTAAGCTGGCTTTTATTTTATAAAAGTATCGGTTACTTGAATTCCGGCATTTTATAACACAGACATTTAAGTTGAATGAGGAATCGAGCTAAAGCTCAGACTCCCATAAGATAACTTGACCTTTTAACTCTTCGACACGAGATGCATACTTTTCGTGAAGTACGTGACGTTTGATTTTTAAAGTAGGGGTCAAAATGTCATTTTCTGGTGTCCATTGCTCTTCTACAACAACAATAGCGCCAACCTTTTCATGAGACTCCAAGTGAGCATTTACAGACGTTAAGGTCTCTTTTAACGAACGTTCTACTTGTGCTCTAGGCATTGCCATTGCACCTTCAGAAAGTTGCACAAGAGTCACCGGAGCGGCCATACCAGCACCGACTACACATAGCAGTTCAATGTAAGGGTCTTGTGCAAGACGCTTCTCGATTGGCACAGGTTGAACAAACTTACCTTTGGCTGTTTTAAAGTTATCCTTTACTCGACCTATTAGACGAACGGCACCATTGTCTTCAATCTTGGCTAAATCGCCCGTTTTGAAGAATCCATCTTCGTCAAATGCGTCTTTAGTCGCTTCAGGGTTTTTATAATAACCATCGAACAAGCCTCCACTTTTGAATAAAAGCTCATCATTGTCAGCAATTTTTATTTCGCATCCCTCTAATACAGGACCTATTGTGCCGATCATATCTTGATTGAATGGGAAGTTACCAATAGCGTAGATACAATTTTCCGTCATGCCCCATGCTTCGCAAATATTGATATCAATTTTTTGATACCACTCAATTAGGGCAGGGGAGATAGGTGCCGAACCTGAAGCAGCAATTTTTGCATGTTCAAGCCCTAAGCCTTTTTGAATTTTCGTTTTAATTAATCCTGATACGATAGGAACTTTTAACAAAAACTCTAATTTTTTATGGCCAATCTTATCGATGATATTTTTTTGAAACAGGCTCCACAAACGAGGAACAGAGAAGAAAATAGTCGGTTTTGCATAGTTTAAATCTGCAACAAAATGCTCAAGTGACTCAGTAAAGTAAATTGTCATATTACAGTGATATGCTGCGCCTTCTACTAGGCAACGTTCTGTAATATGCGCCAAAGGTAGATAGGACAAAAAGCGAGCTTTTTGATCAAATCCAAGTACATTCACAATTTTAGTGTTCGCCCAGTTATAAGCTCTATAGCTAATCATTGCGCCTTTTGGATTACCAGTACTACCAGATGTGTATATGATCGACATAAGATCATTCATCTCAGGTAAAAATTCTTCTATTGGTGCGCCAAGCGATTGGAGTTGTTGCCAATCATATTGAACAGGAATGGTTTGATAGCTCATCCCTAAACGAATGATATTTCCGCTAACACCTTTATCAGCCAACTCTTCTTTATCTAGCTTGCCAACAAAAACCGCTTTAGCTTCAGAGTGATTCAATACATATTGAATAGTATCTGCGTTTGCTGAAGGATAAATAGGAACACTGACCATACCTGCACGCATGATGGCTAAATCGGTAATAAACCATTCGGCACAGTTTTTGGCAAGAATAGCCACTTTATCACCTTTAACTAAACCTAAGTGATGAAGACTCGCTGCAATTCCTTCAACTTGTTGTTTAATTTGAGCCCAATTATGAGTTTCAATTTGACGATTTTTTGGCTGATGTAAAAATACTTTCTCTGGCGTTTCTGAAGCCCAATGATTTAACCAGTGAACCGGACTGAATAAAGAGGTGTCCATAATTGATTCCTTCTGCTGATATTTCTTATTTTTATTATTGTTAACTTAGCTAATAACCGAACTGATAACCGAGTTATTAATTCAGCGTTTGTATAATTAGTGAATTTTTATGACTTTATTATGTATAAAATTACATTGATTAGCCAACTTAAATGTTGCGAATTGCATGAATAAAAAACATAAATGTAAATAAGTGACGATAAAAAAAGCCAATCGTAAGGATTGGCTTAAGTATTTTTACCGCATAAATTAGATCTGAGTAACGCGAATTACATCACTCTCATACCTGGCTGCGCGCCGTCATGTGGTTCTAAAATCCAAAGGTTTTTACCGCCAGGTCCAGCAGCTAGAATCATTCCTTCAGACATTCCAAAACGCATTTTTCTTGGTTTTAAGTTTACTACAACAACGGTAAGCTTACCGATTAAGTCTTCAGGAGCATAAGCCGCTTTTATTCCTGAGAATATTTGACGCGTCTCACCAGCTCCAATATCCAGTTGAAATTTAAGTAGCTTTTCAGCGCCTTCAACATGTTCTGCAGAAACAATTTTTGCAATGCGCATATCGACTTTAGCGAAATCGTCAAACTCAATCTCATCGGCAATAGCTTCAATTGGAGTTTCGGCCATATCATCTTTATTAATTTTAGATGCTTTTTCAGATTTGCCATTCGCATTGTTACTCGGTTTAGTAGCCACTAAATTTTCTTTAGAGTCTTCTACCATTTTCTCTACTTTATCCATATCTACACGTTGCATTAGTGCTTTAAACTTATTGATTTCATGTCCTGTAAGCGGCTGATCAATTGCATCAAAGCTAAGTGAGTCATTTAAAAACAACTCCACTTCTTTTGCCATTGCAGGCAACACAGGCTTTAAATAAGCCATCAGAATACGGAATAGATTAATACCCATTGAGCATACGTCATGAGTTTGTTGCTGTAATGCATCG from Psychrosphaera aestuarii encodes:
- a CDS encoding MATE family efflux transporter, translated to MSSSQDLLTGPIAPTLTKMTKQVMYGMIMLMSFNLVDTFFIGLLGTEPLAAISFTFPVTFTIISLAIGLGIGTSAIVAKANGSGNKEESKEDGQGALILSFLLVILLAIVMYNLTDIIFSALGASQELMPLIHSYMDVWYIGSVFLMLPMIGNAILRANGDTKTPSILMGGTGLINAILDPILIFGLGPVPAFGIMGAAIASVVSWGVGLLIIIYILAVRKRLISTQLINFKELIAIAKKILKIGLPAAGANMLTPIAMAVLTAIIASYGTAAVAGFGVGSRIESIASLVVLALSMTLPPFISQNFGANQWQRVFDAYKQTTKFVMIWQFIVYLVLCLAAGLIAFAFGKDDPEVMFVIKLFIWTMPIGYGLQGIIILTNSSFNALHKPMLALVLSVVRLFVFFVPFAYIGSHFYGLPGLFVGGVIGNVFTALIAYRWFVRTVESSIENGKINLEQI
- the uvrB gene encoding excinuclease ABC subunit UvrB, whose amino-acid sequence is MEKLEKPFTLVSDYKPSGDQPGAIKKLTEGLNDGLAYQTLLGATGTGKTFTMANVIQEVSRPTLIMAHNKTLAAQLYGEMKEFFPNNAVEYFVSYYDYYQPEAYVASTDTFIEKDASINEHIEQMRLSATKALMERRDVIIIASVSAIYGLGDPESYMKMLLHLREGDMVDQRQILRRLAELQYKRNDVDFQRGCYRVRGDVIDIYPADSDKFAVRVELFDEEIERITEFDPLTGALERKITRATIFPKTHYVTPREKILKAIDHIKDELRERKKQLKDNNKLIEEQRISQRTLFDIEMMQELGYCSGIENYSRYLSNREPGAPPPTLIDYFPADGLLIIDESHVTVSQIGAMYKGDRSRKSNLVEYGFRLPSAMDNRPLRFEEFERLAPQTIYISATPGNHELERSDGEIAEQVIRPTGLLDPEIEVRPIATQVDDLMSEIHKRVAVNERVLVTTLTKRMSEDLTDYLSDHDIKVRYLHSDIDTVERIEIIRDLRAGKFDVLVGINLLREGLDMPEVSLVAILDADKEGFLRSDRSLIQTIGRAARNVRGRAILYGDRITKSMRKAIDETERRRAIQEAYNIKHGITPKGIFKRIGDIMDVGDATKPKNAAQRILVAEGLAEYQLKTPVEISKEIKTVEAQMMAAAKNLEFEKAAELRDQVQKLQEQLIKNS
- a CDS encoding AMP-binding protein, coding for MDTSLFSPVHWLNHWASETPEKVFLHQPKNRQIETHNWAQIKQQVEGIAASLHHLGLVKGDKVAILAKNCAEWFITDLAIMRAGMVSVPIYPSANADTIQYVLNHSEAKAVFVGKLDKEELADKGVSGNIIRLGMSYQTIPVQYDWQQLQSLGAPIEEFLPEMNDLMSIIYTSGSTGNPKGAMISYRAYNWANTKIVNVLGFDQKARFLSYLPLAHITERCLVEGAAYHCNMTIYFTESLEHFVADLNYAKPTIFFSVPRLWSLFQKNIIDKIGHKKLEFLLKVPIVSGLIKTKIQKGLGLEHAKIAASGSAPISPALIEWYQKIDINICEAWGMTENCIYAIGNFPFNQDMIGTIGPVLEGCEIKIADNDELLFKSGGLFDGYYKNPEATKDAFDEDGFFKTGDLAKIEDNGAVRLIGRVKDNFKTAKGKFVQPVPIEKRLAQDPYIELLCVVGAGMAAPVTLVQLSEGAMAMPRAQVERSLKETLTSVNAHLESHEKVGAIVVVEEQWTPENDILTPTLKIKRHVLHEKYASRVEELKGQVILWESEL